A section of the Streptomyces sp. CG1 genome encodes:
- a CDS encoding GlxA family transcriptional regulator has product MLERRVVVVVYAGAMALDVTGPIEVFDTANRLLGSSGAPYRTDFVSADAPLVRMSSGVVMEASPLEAGQGPIDTLLVPGGWSLDNALKDQALVSWIGRAAARSRRVASVCGGSFLLAEAGLLDGRRATTHWAYSEAMACRYPDVTVDAEPIFVWDGPFVTSAGVSTGIDMALALVEADHGSALALETARFLVLFLKRHGGQSQYSAVLDAQLADHPPVRAAQEWILDNLDKALPVAEIARQANMSQRNFARVFRREVGTTPGQYVERTRIARARELLETTDLTISQIAGRCGFAATETFFRSFGRTLGLSPKEYRHRFQVISPSGLIDHRHEREGSPA; this is encoded by the coding sequence GTGTTGGAGCGACGTGTTGTTGTGGTGGTGTACGCGGGCGCGATGGCCCTGGACGTCACCGGACCGATTGAAGTGTTCGATACCGCGAACCGGCTCCTGGGCTCCTCGGGCGCCCCCTACCGGACCGACTTCGTCTCTGCCGACGCGCCACTGGTGCGCATGAGTTCGGGTGTGGTGATGGAGGCGTCGCCGTTGGAGGCAGGGCAGGGCCCGATCGACACGCTCCTCGTGCCGGGCGGATGGAGTCTCGACAACGCGCTCAAAGACCAGGCGCTCGTGTCCTGGATCGGCAGGGCGGCGGCCCGGTCGCGCAGGGTGGCCTCCGTATGCGGCGGATCCTTTCTGCTGGCCGAGGCGGGGCTCCTCGACGGCAGACGCGCCACCACGCACTGGGCGTACAGCGAGGCGATGGCGTGCCGCTATCCGGATGTGACGGTGGACGCCGAGCCGATCTTCGTCTGGGACGGCCCCTTCGTGACCTCCGCGGGCGTGTCGACGGGCATCGACATGGCGCTGGCCCTGGTGGAGGCCGATCACGGATCGGCGCTCGCGCTGGAGACGGCACGGTTTCTGGTGCTGTTCCTCAAGCGGCACGGAGGACAGTCCCAGTACAGCGCCGTCCTCGACGCGCAGTTGGCCGACCATCCGCCGGTCCGGGCGGCACAGGAGTGGATTCTCGACAACCTGGACAAGGCGCTGCCCGTGGCCGAGATCGCGCGGCAGGCCAACATGAGTCAACGCAACTTCGCCCGGGTCTTCCGGCGCGAGGTGGGCACCACACCCGGCCAGTACGTCGAACGGACGCGCATCGCCCGCGCACGCGAGCTACTGGAAACCACAGACCTGACGATCAGCCAGATAGCCGGCCGCTGCGGATTCGCCGCCACCGAGACGTTCTTCCGCTCCTTCGGACGAACCCTGGGACTCAGCCCCAAGGAATACCGGCACCGCTTCCAGGTCATCTCCCCATCCGGTCTCATCGACCACCGCCACGAAAGGGAGGGCAGCCCCGCATGA